Proteins encoded by one window of Halorubrum ruber:
- the tatC gene encoding twin-arginine translocase subunit TatC, with translation MASALDEDTQRSIAEGQETAKAFLRSIQKDLQKVFVVFLIGFLATFWALRTYIWDRLREVTESNMSAAVAEEADIIATTPFEVILLQAKIGLVVGAIVAIPPLIYVTRDELRARGMWPQSPIARWKLALLGLLGAGLFSAGVAYGVLAFFPLMFGFLAEFGLEADIQPTYGIVMWTEFIVFLSLSFGLAGQMPMVITGLSYAEIVPYETFRDKWRYAVVAIFVFGAVFSPPDPFTQLLWAFPLVALYGFSLYLAKLVVTAKRSSDRIDVLGAVRNHWNVVGGVTVLGGALVYGFYEYGGRTGLNDLLRLAGSTRRFLAPGEGLGLDPTTALGIYAAVWALAFAAVGTLWAVYTDLDTTSAGAQYGDPTAIDVSELDAAGVRAAPADAFAEMGEEESLALAQAAIDDDDPEKAQAILDRFDEANEGSDGEGGDADGDASDAGSAGGDGDAGGDGLVGSVQNRTSRAGSTFLAELTDGEEEAAEDDIGGYYKDLKFIFDSLRTRSFRIVAVFGVVMAAAFTWLYLGGLGTVRSDLERRVPAEIEGGIEIITLHPVEALIFMVKFSVMLGIFAAFPVVLYYAWPALRERGFVAGRLYQVYLWTGALGAGMIGGFVLGYTTIAPGIIGWLVTDARLADMVITYQVSDFLWLVIYTTIGIGFLADIPIAMVLMNNAGVPYRVFRERWREVTIGILLVAAVFTPADVITMFLATIPLMIAYGIGVGVLFLVTFGGRRDLSPPAEFIGE, from the coding sequence ATGGCGAGCGCCCTCGACGAGGACACCCAACGGTCGATCGCGGAGGGCCAGGAGACGGCAAAGGCGTTCCTTCGGTCGATCCAGAAGGACCTCCAGAAGGTGTTCGTCGTCTTCCTGATCGGTTTCCTCGCGACGTTCTGGGCGCTGCGCACGTACATCTGGGACCGACTCCGGGAGGTGACGGAGTCGAACATGAGCGCCGCGGTCGCTGAGGAGGCGGACATCATCGCGACGACCCCGTTCGAGGTGATCCTCCTCCAAGCGAAGATCGGGCTGGTCGTCGGCGCGATCGTCGCGATCCCGCCGCTGATCTACGTCACCCGCGACGAGCTCCGCGCCCGCGGTATGTGGCCGCAGTCACCGATCGCCCGCTGGAAGCTCGCGCTGCTCGGGCTGCTCGGCGCCGGCCTGTTCTCCGCCGGCGTCGCCTACGGCGTGTTGGCCTTCTTCCCGCTGATGTTCGGCTTCCTCGCGGAGTTCGGCTTGGAGGCCGACATCCAGCCGACCTACGGGATCGTGATGTGGACGGAGTTCATCGTCTTCCTCTCGCTCTCCTTCGGGCTCGCCGGACAGATGCCGATGGTGATCACCGGCCTCTCGTACGCCGAGATCGTCCCGTACGAGACGTTCCGCGACAAGTGGCGCTACGCGGTCGTCGCCATCTTCGTGTTCGGCGCCGTCTTCTCCCCGCCGGACCCGTTCACCCAGCTGCTGTGGGCGTTCCCGCTGGTCGCCTTATACGGGTTCAGCCTCTACCTCGCGAAGCTCGTCGTCACGGCCAAGCGGAGCTCCGACCGGATCGACGTGCTCGGCGCGGTCCGGAACCACTGGAACGTCGTCGGGGGCGTGACCGTCCTCGGCGGCGCGCTGGTGTACGGCTTCTACGAGTACGGCGGCCGGACCGGGCTCAACGACCTGCTGCGGCTCGCGGGGAGCACCCGACGCTTCCTCGCGCCGGGCGAGGGGCTCGGCCTCGACCCGACGACCGCGCTCGGGATCTACGCCGCCGTCTGGGCGCTCGCGTTCGCCGCCGTCGGGACGCTGTGGGCAGTGTACACCGACCTCGACACGACGAGCGCGGGCGCTCAGTACGGCGACCCGACCGCCATCGACGTGAGCGAGCTCGACGCCGCGGGCGTCCGAGCGGCCCCCGCGGACGCGTTCGCCGAGATGGGCGAGGAGGAGTCGCTCGCGCTCGCGCAGGCCGCGATCGACGACGACGACCCGGAGAAGGCGCAGGCGATCCTCGACCGCTTCGACGAGGCGAACGAGGGGAGCGACGGCGAGGGGGGTGACGCGGACGGTGACGCGAGCGACGCCGGAAGCGCTGGCGGCGACGGCGACGCCGGCGGGGACGGGTTGGTCGGCTCCGTCCAGAACCGGACCTCGCGCGCGGGCTCGACGTTCCTCGCCGAGCTCACGGACGGCGAGGAGGAGGCGGCCGAAGACGACATCGGCGGCTACTACAAGGACCTCAAGTTCATCTTCGACTCGCTCCGCACGCGCTCGTTCCGGATCGTCGCCGTCTTCGGGGTCGTGATGGCGGCCGCGTTCACGTGGCTGTACCTCGGCGGGCTGGGTACGGTTCGGAGCGACCTCGAACGGCGCGTGCCCGCGGAGATCGAGGGCGGGATCGAGATCATCACCCTCCACCCGGTCGAGGCGCTCATCTTCATGGTGAAGTTCTCGGTGATGCTCGGCATCTTCGCCGCGTTCCCCGTGGTCCTCTACTACGCGTGGCCCGCGCTCCGCGAGCGCGGCTTCGTCGCCGGGCGGCTCTACCAAGTGTACCTGTGGACGGGCGCGCTCGGCGCCGGCATGATCGGCGGCTTCGTGCTCGGGTACACGACCATCGCCCCCGGGATCATCGGCTGGCTCGTCACGGACGCGCGCCTCGCCGACATGGTGATCACCTACCAGGTGAGCGACTTCCTCTGGCTCGTCATCTACACCACGATCGGGATCGGCTTCCTCGCGGACATCCCGATCGCGATGGTGCTCATGAACAACGCGGGCGTCCCGTACCGCGTGTTCCGCGAGCGCTGGCGCGAGGTGACGATCGGGATCCTGCTCGTCGCGGCCGTGTTCACCCCCGCCGACGTGATCACGATGTTCCTCGCGACGATCCCGCTGATGATCGCGTACGGGATCGGCGTCGGCGTCCTCTTCCTCGTCACCTTCGGCGGGCGCCGCGATCTCTCGCCGCCCGCGGAGTTCATCGGGGAGTGA
- a CDS encoding twin-arginine translocase subunit TatC — translation MDDSDRSRDDDSAAADGSTDEGEPESDGAVDPGSESGDSAVEESSESVESEVTPEVDSEVGGAESDAEESAESDAEESAESDAEESAESDQADSDEGDEAEGSDSESSDTFSDPDEVVEAEDAGRSAALDDGNESDDAAESDAGAADEESADEGSADDAAAADDATTEGAEAAGDGGAPATTADAADPATAGVPATEDDEPFDGIEGPETDEEMPLAAHIEEMMRRLAVVFLIGGLATLVVVTESTELINYFWSYHIPAPMENRPRLYGPLELPLTRLKVAGLAGVVVGLPAFVYETYRFMRPGLYQTERRYYLAAVPTSLILGGIGIAFAHFLVLPAIFSYFTTYTSDAATIAFGLAETFNLIVIMLAFMAIVFQIPLFIMLAIMMNLVTRQWLEAKRLIFWGSFLGIAFLFSPDPTGMAPIIVTLTMIALFEGTLAILRWTGN, via the coding sequence ATGGACGACTCGGACCGGTCGCGCGACGACGACTCGGCCGCCGCCGATGGGTCGACCGACGAGGGCGAACCCGAAAGCGACGGCGCCGTCGACCCCGGATCCGAGAGCGGCGACTCCGCCGTCGAGGAGTCGTCAGAGAGCGTCGAGTCCGAGGTGACTCCCGAGGTCGACTCCGAGGTGGGAGGCGCCGAGAGCGACGCGGAGGAGTCTGCTGAGAGCGACGCGGAGGAGTCTGCTGAGAGCGACGCGGAGGAGTCTGCTGAGAGCGACCAAGCGGACTCCGACGAAGGCGACGAAGCGGAGGGATCCGACTCCGAGTCGTCGGACACGTTCTCGGACCCGGATGAGGTGGTCGAGGCCGAGGACGCTGGTCGGTCGGCCGCGCTTGACGACGGGAACGAATCCGACGACGCGGCCGAGTCCGACGCGGGAGCGGCGGACGAGGAGTCGGCAGACGAAGGTTCGGCGGACGACGCCGCTGCGGCGGACGACGCGACGACGGAGGGCGCCGAAGCCGCCGGCGACGGCGGCGCCCCGGCGACGACCGCCGACGCCGCGGACCCCGCGACCGCCGGCGTGCCGGCGACCGAGGACGACGAGCCGTTCGACGGGATCGAGGGCCCCGAGACGGACGAGGAGATGCCGCTGGCGGCCCACATCGAGGAGATGATGCGCCGGCTGGCGGTCGTCTTCCTCATCGGCGGCCTCGCCACCCTCGTCGTCGTCACCGAGTCGACGGAGCTCATCAACTACTTCTGGAGCTACCACATCCCGGCGCCGATGGAGAACCGGCCGCGGCTGTACGGCCCGCTCGAACTCCCGCTCACCCGGCTGAAGGTCGCCGGCCTCGCGGGCGTCGTGGTCGGGCTCCCGGCGTTCGTCTACGAGACCTACCGGTTCATGCGACCGGGGCTGTACCAGACGGAGCGGCGCTACTACCTCGCGGCGGTGCCGACCAGCCTCATCTTAGGCGGGATCGGGATCGCGTTCGCGCACTTCCTCGTGTTGCCCGCGATCTTCTCGTATTTCACCACCTACACCTCCGACGCGGCGACGATCGCCTTCGGGCTCGCGGAGACGTTCAACCTGATCGTCATCATGCTCGCGTTCATGGCGATCGTCTTCCAGATCCCGCTTTTCATCATGCTCGCGATCATGATGAACCTCGTCACCCGGCAGTGGCTGGAGGCGAAGCGGCTGATCTTCTGGGGGTCGTTCCTCGGGATCGCGTTCCTGTTCAGCCCCGACCCGACCGGGATGGCGCCGATCATCGTGACGCTGACGATGATCGCCCTCTTCGAGGGGACGCTCGCGATACTGCGCTGGACCGGGAACTAG
- the argF gene encoding ornithine carbamoyltransferase, protein MPLATDDFLDIDDVTPAELDALLDRAAAMKAGETDPRLADATLGMIFEKPSTRTRVSFETGMTRLGGHAMFLGPDDIQLGHGEPLKDTARVLGRYVDGVMARLFDHEDVEVLAEYADCPVINGLTDEAHPCQTLADLLTIRETVSEDATVAWVGDGNNVGQSFVVGAAMAGIDVEVATPADYGMNPSVFDRAAEFGLDVEPTTDPEAAVEGADVVYTDVWISMGQEDVRDEKLAAFDGFQVNSDLLAGTDAKVMHCLPAHRGEEVTDDVLESDRALVWDQAENRMHAQNALLVELLGEE, encoded by the coding sequence ATGCCACTCGCCACCGACGACTTCCTCGACATCGACGACGTGACGCCCGCCGAATTGGACGCCCTGCTCGACCGCGCCGCCGCGATGAAGGCGGGCGAGACGGACCCCCGACTGGCGGACGCGACGCTCGGGATGATCTTCGAGAAGCCCTCGACGCGCACCCGGGTCTCCTTCGAGACGGGGATGACCCGACTCGGCGGCCACGCGATGTTCCTCGGCCCCGACGACATCCAGCTCGGGCACGGCGAGCCCCTGAAGGACACCGCGCGCGTCCTCGGCCGCTACGTCGACGGCGTGATGGCGCGCCTCTTCGACCACGAGGACGTCGAGGTGCTCGCGGAGTACGCCGACTGCCCCGTGATCAACGGGCTCACCGACGAGGCGCACCCCTGCCAGACGCTCGCGGACCTGCTCACGATCCGCGAGACGGTCAGCGAGGACGCGACGGTGGCGTGGGTCGGCGACGGTAACAACGTCGGCCAGTCGTTCGTCGTCGGCGCCGCGATGGCCGGAATCGACGTGGAGGTCGCCACGCCCGCCGACTACGGAATGAACCCCTCCGTCTTCGACCGCGCCGCGGAGTTCGGGCTGGACGTGGAGCCGACAACCGATCCGGAAGCCGCGGTCGAGGGGGCTGACGTCGTCTACACCGACGTGTGGATCTCGATGGGCCAGGAGGACGTACGCGACGAGAAGCTCGCCGCCTTCGACGGGTTCCAGGTGAACTCGGACCTGCTCGCCGGCACCGACGCTAAAGTGATGCACTGCCTGCCCGCGCACCGCGGCGAGGAGGTCACCGACGACGTGCTTGAATCCGACCGCGCCCTCGTCTGGGACCAAGCGGAAAACCGGATGCACGCGCAGAACGCGCTGCTCGTCGAACTGCTCGGCGAGGAGTGA
- a CDS encoding [LysW]-lysine hydrolase — protein MAAGTEREADAESEGGTDVVAGGGYPAACDTPARKLLYDMVSIPSPSGEEERAAERLVDFFEANGREAWIDEVGNVRAPANDAVLLTSHIDTVPGDIPVEVRPAPAEGELPEPSDVRVGEPGDPVLWGRGAVDATGPLVSMAVAAVKTGVSFAGVVREEVDSGGARALIEDRDAPEAVINGEPSGWQGITLGYRGLLEGTYVNTSESGHSSRPEPNAIQHAIDWWHGVEEAFTPDDSETAVFDQVTTKPISVDGGLSDDGLAVEATMDVQLRIPPSRPVDEIHELAEAELSTGSVHWGEPMPPVMESPRTDLARAFRVAIRGADGDVRLLRKTGTSDMNLFAAAWDCPMVTYGPGNSDLDHAPDERLPLPDLDRAVDVLTEVCRKRL, from the coding sequence ATGGCGGCCGGCACGGAGCGGGAAGCCGACGCCGAATCCGAGGGCGGCACCGACGTCGTCGCCGGCGGCGGCTACCCCGCGGCCTGCGACACGCCCGCCCGCAAGCTGCTGTACGACATGGTCTCCATCCCCTCGCCGTCGGGCGAGGAGGAGCGGGCGGCCGAGCGCCTCGTCGACTTCTTCGAGGCGAACGGCCGGGAGGCGTGGATCGACGAGGTCGGGAACGTCCGGGCGCCGGCGAACGACGCCGTCCTCCTCACCTCGCATATCGACACCGTCCCGGGCGACATCCCGGTCGAGGTGCGGCCGGCACCGGCCGAGGGCGAACTGCCGGAGCCCTCGGACGTCCGCGTCGGCGAGCCTGGCGACCCCGTGCTGTGGGGCCGCGGCGCGGTCGACGCGACGGGACCGCTCGTCTCGATGGCGGTCGCGGCGGTGAAGACGGGGGTCTCGTTCGCCGGCGTCGTCCGCGAGGAGGTCGACTCCGGCGGCGCGCGCGCCCTCATCGAGGACCGCGACGCGCCCGAGGCGGTGATCAACGGCGAGCCGTCGGGCTGGCAGGGGATCACGCTCGGCTACCGCGGCCTGCTTGAGGGGACGTACGTGAACACGAGCGAGTCGGGCCACTCCTCGCGGCCGGAGCCGAACGCGATCCAGCACGCGATCGACTGGTGGCACGGCGTCGAGGAGGCGTTTACCCCAGACGACTCCGAGACCGCCGTGTTCGACCAGGTGACGACGAAGCCCATCTCGGTCGACGGCGGGCTGAGCGACGACGGGCTCGCCGTGGAGGCGACGATGGACGTCCAGCTCCGGATCCCGCCCTCGCGCCCGGTCGACGAGATCCACGAGCTGGCGGAGGCGGAGCTGTCGACCGGTTCCGTCCACTGGGGCGAGCCGATGCCGCCGGTGATGGAGAGCCCGCGGACCGACCTCGCGCGCGCGTTCCGCGTCGCGATCCGGGGCGCGGACGGCGACGTGCGCCTGCTCCGGAAGACCGGCACGAGCGACATGAACCTCTTCGCGGCCGCGTGGGACTGCCCGATGGTCACTTACGGCCCCGGCAACTCCGATCTCGACCACGCGCCAGACGAGCGGCTCCCGCTGCCGGACCTCGACCGCGCCGTGGACGTGCTGACCGAGGTCTGCCGGAAGCGACTGTAA
- a CDS encoding aspartate aminotransferase family protein produces the protein MSGFVFSEKPIEIASGDGVHVTDANGTEYLDFGASYACTPVGHCHPEVVDAATSQLEELMYVQASYPHAARTALYERLAEVAPGDVDNVWLCNSGTEANEAALKFARHATGREKIIATTQGFHGRTMGTLATTWKEKYKEGFGPLAGGVEFVEYGDADAMREAVDEDTAAVILEPLQGEGGINPVSTEYLQAVRVATATSGAAMILDEIQTGLGRTGSMWAADRHDVVPDILTTAKGLGSGLPIGATLCRDWIADDSGDHGSTFSGGPVVSAAAGATLDVIEREELADHAEEIGSYLRGELRDRLGDDVRDVRGDGLMVGIEVRRGSNRLLRDLAIDHQILALPAGRTVLRLLPPLTIEREHADAVVDAIEEVVG, from the coding sequence GTGAGCGGCTTCGTCTTCTCCGAGAAGCCGATCGAGATCGCGTCCGGCGACGGGGTCCACGTGACCGACGCGAACGGCACCGAGTACCTCGACTTCGGCGCCAGCTACGCGTGTACGCCGGTCGGCCACTGCCACCCCGAGGTCGTCGACGCCGCGACGAGCCAGCTGGAGGAGCTCATGTACGTCCAGGCGTCGTACCCGCACGCGGCGCGGACGGCACTGTACGAGCGGCTGGCCGAGGTCGCGCCCGGCGACGTCGACAACGTCTGGCTCTGTAACTCCGGCACCGAGGCGAACGAGGCCGCGCTGAAGTTCGCCCGGCACGCAACGGGCCGCGAGAAGATCATCGCGACCACGCAGGGGTTCCACGGACGGACGATGGGGACCCTCGCGACGACGTGGAAAGAGAAGTACAAGGAGGGGTTCGGCCCGCTCGCCGGCGGCGTGGAGTTCGTCGAGTACGGCGACGCCGACGCGATGCGCGAGGCGGTCGATGAGGACACCGCCGCGGTAATCCTCGAGCCGCTCCAAGGCGAGGGCGGGATCAACCCCGTCTCGACCGAATACCTCCAGGCCGTCCGGGTCGCGACCGCGACGAGCGGGGCCGCGATGATCCTCGACGAGATCCAGACCGGGCTCGGCCGCACGGGCTCGATGTGGGCGGCCGACCGCCACGACGTGGTGCCGGACATCCTCACGACCGCGAAGGGGCTCGGCAGCGGGCTCCCGATCGGCGCGACGCTGTGCCGCGACTGGATCGCGGACGATTCGGGCGACCACGGCTCGACGTTCTCGGGCGGCCCGGTCGTCTCCGCGGCCGCGGGCGCCACCCTCGACGTGATCGAGCGCGAGGAGCTGGCCGACCACGCCGAGGAGATCGGGAGCTACCTCCGCGGCGAGCTCCGCGACCGCCTCGGCGACGACGTCCGCGACGTGCGCGGCGACGGGCTGATGGTCGGGATCGAGGTCCGCCGCGGGTCGAACCGCCTGCTGCGCGACCTCGCGATCGACCACCAGATCCTCGCGCTCCCGGCGGGCCGGACCGTGCTGCGCCTGCTGCCGCCGCTGACGATCGAGCGCGAGCACGCCGACGCCGTCGTCGACGCGATCGAGGAGGTGGTCGGCTGA
- a CDS encoding acetylglutamate/acetylaminoadipate kinase, producing MTGGQSAAGDAPADEPPVVVKVGGAKAVDPAGAVGDVAHLTANGRAVVVVHGGSTVVDETLERLGIEPEYVESASGVTGRFTDAETMEAFSMAMAGKLNTELTAEFRSAGVDAVGLSGIDGGLLAGPRKSAVRVVEDGKRKIRRGDHSGKIESVNADLLSGLLADGYTPVVSPPMAGDEGDGEVTPVNADADRAAAAIAGALGADLVLLTDVSGVYADPDDPETRIDAAATPDQLSAVEDAAEGFMGKKVMAAKEALEGGSGRVVIADANVRDPVVAALGGEGTAIERSALGDGADGGEAEEADESGAVETDGGETA from the coding sequence ATGACGGGAGGGCAGTCCGCCGCCGGCGACGCGCCCGCGGACGAGCCTCCGGTCGTCGTCAAGGTCGGCGGCGCGAAGGCGGTCGACCCGGCCGGCGCGGTCGGCGACGTCGCGCACCTGACGGCCAACGGGCGCGCGGTCGTCGTCGTCCACGGCGGCTCGACGGTCGTCGACGAGACGCTCGAACGGCTCGGCATCGAGCCGGAGTACGTCGAGTCCGCGTCGGGCGTCACCGGCCGCTTCACCGACGCGGAGACGATGGAAGCGTTCTCGATGGCGATGGCGGGGAAGCTCAACACCGAGCTGACGGCGGAGTTCCGCTCGGCCGGGGTCGACGCGGTCGGCCTCTCGGGCATCGACGGCGGGCTCCTCGCGGGCCCGCGTAAGTCGGCGGTCCGCGTCGTCGAGGACGGGAAGCGGAAGATCCGGCGCGGCGACCACTCGGGGAAGATCGAGTCGGTGAACGCCGACCTGCTCAGCGGGCTCCTCGCCGACGGCTACACCCCGGTCGTCTCGCCGCCGATGGCTGGCGACGAGGGCGACGGCGAGGTCACCCCGGTCAACGCGGACGCCGACCGCGCCGCGGCCGCGATAGCGGGCGCTCTGGGCGCCGACCTCGTCCTGCTGACCGACGTCTCCGGCGTGTACGCCGACCCGGACGACCCCGAGACGCGCATCGACGCGGCCGCGACGCCCGACCAGCTGTCGGCCGTCGAGGACGCCGCCGAGGGGTTCATGGGCAAGAAGGTGATGGCCGCGAAAGAGGCGCTCGAAGGCGGATCCGGCCGCGTCGTGATCGCGGACGCCAACGTCCGCGACCCGGTCGTCGCCGCGCTCGGCGGCGAGGGGACGGCGATCGAGCGGTCGGCGCTGGGCGACGGCGCGGACGGCGGCGAGGCCGAGGAGGCCGACGAGAGCGGCGCCGTCGAGACCGACGGGGGTGAGACCGCGTGA
- the argC gene encoding N-acetyl-gamma-glutamyl-phosphate reductase — translation MTDDAYTASVVGGTGFTGGELLRILAGHPDFEVVQATSRSADNMTVGRSHPNLRGLDLRFSDPDDLESVDVLFAATPHGVSMERIDEFFEAADTVVDLSADFRLPEADAYDEWYDGHESPEYLERAEYALPELNRENLPGADLIAGGGCNATATILGLKPLVDAGALGPDVGEVVVDVKVGSSEGGAGGGAASSHPERSGVVRPYAPTGHRHEAEIEAYLGLSVSFTVHAVDMVRGASATCHAFPDEPVSKGDLWGAYRDAYADEPFMRIVSGGGGVYRYPEPKSVAGTNHGEVGFELDPGNRRVVVFSAIDNMTKGSAGQAVHAANVALGLPETAGLEFDGLHPVGSP, via the coding sequence ATGACCGACGACGCCTACACCGCGAGCGTCGTCGGCGGCACCGGGTTCACCGGCGGCGAGCTGCTGCGGATCCTCGCCGGCCACCCCGACTTCGAGGTCGTCCAGGCCACCTCGCGGTCGGCGGACAACATGACCGTCGGACGGTCGCACCCGAACCTGCGCGGGCTCGACCTGCGCTTCTCGGACCCCGACGACCTCGAATCGGTCGACGTGCTGTTCGCGGCGACGCCGCACGGCGTCTCGATGGAGCGGATAGACGAGTTCTTCGAGGCCGCGGACACCGTCGTCGACCTCTCGGCGGACTTCCGGCTCCCCGAGGCCGACGCCTACGACGAGTGGTACGACGGCCACGAGTCGCCGGAGTACCTCGAACGCGCCGAGTACGCGCTCCCGGAGCTGAACCGCGAGAACCTCCCCGGCGCCGACCTGATCGCCGGCGGCGGCTGCAACGCGACTGCGACGATCCTCGGCCTCAAGCCGCTGGTCGACGCGGGCGCGCTCGGTCCCGACGTGGGCGAGGTCGTCGTCGACGTGAAGGTCGGCTCCTCGGAGGGGGGCGCCGGCGGCGGCGCGGCCTCCTCGCACCCGGAGCGCTCGGGCGTCGTGCGCCCGTACGCGCCCACCGGTCACCGCCACGAGGCGGAGATCGAGGCGTACCTCGGGCTCTCCGTCTCCTTCACGGTCCACGCGGTCGACATGGTGCGCGGCGCGAGCGCGACCTGCCACGCCTTCCCCGACGAGCCGGTCTCGAAGGGGGACCTGTGGGGCGCGTACCGCGACGCCTACGCCGACGAGCCGTTCATGCGGATCGTCTCGGGCGGGGGCGGCGTCTACCGCTACCCCGAGCCGAAGTCGGTCGCCGGGACGAACCACGGCGAGGTCGGCTTCGAGCTCGACCCCGGGAACCGGCGCGTCGTCGTCTTCTCGGCCATCGACAACATGACCAAGGGCTCCGCCGGCCAGGCGGTCCACGCGGCGAACGTCGCGCTCGGACTGCCCGAGACCGCCGGCCTCGAGTTCGACGGGCTCCACCCGGTGGGATCGCCATGA
- the lysX gene encoding lysine biosynthesis protein LysX, giving the protein MRVGILYSRIRKDEKLLLNELRERGHEVEKIDVRKERFGLESTTAAVDDLDIVVDRCLSTSRSLYATRFIDSYGVPVVNSPETGDICADKAKNSLALAEADIPTPATEVAFTKDAALEAIEEFGYPCVLKPVTGSWGRLMAKIDSRNAAEAILEHKETLGHYEHKVFYVQEFVDKPGRDIRVLAVDGEPVAAMTRSSDHWLTNAAKGGETKSFDLDERATELVEKASAAVGGGMLGVDLMEVGVDPDTDPAETSADDYTVHEVNHTVEFKALDSATDVDVPARVVDWLEAKAVELAEGDGSEESEEASA; this is encoded by the coding sequence GTGCGCGTAGGAATCCTCTACTCGCGGATCCGGAAGGACGAGAAGCTGCTCCTCAACGAGCTCCGCGAGCGGGGCCACGAGGTCGAGAAGATCGACGTGCGCAAGGAGCGGTTCGGCTTAGAGTCGACCACGGCGGCCGTCGACGACCTCGACATCGTCGTCGACCGCTGCCTGTCCACGAGCCGGTCGCTGTACGCGACGCGCTTCATCGACAGCTACGGCGTCCCCGTCGTGAACTCCCCGGAGACGGGCGACATCTGCGCCGACAAGGCGAAGAACTCGCTCGCGCTCGCCGAGGCCGACATCCCGACCCCGGCGACCGAGGTCGCGTTCACCAAGGACGCCGCCCTGGAGGCGATCGAGGAGTTCGGCTACCCGTGCGTTCTCAAGCCGGTCACCGGCTCGTGGGGGCGCCTGATGGCGAAGATCGACTCGCGCAACGCCGCCGAAGCGATCTTAGAGCACAAGGAGACGCTCGGCCACTACGAGCACAAGGTGTTCTACGTCCAGGAGTTCGTCGACAAGCCCGGCCGCGACATCCGCGTGCTGGCGGTCGACGGCGAGCCGGTCGCGGCGATGACGCGGTCGTCGGACCACTGGCTCACGAACGCCGCGAAGGGCGGCGAGACGAAGTCGTTCGACCTCGACGAGCGCGCGACCGAACTGGTCGAGAAGGCCTCGGCCGCGGTCGGCGGCGGCATGCTCGGCGTCGACCTGATGGAGGTGGGCGTCGACCCGGACACCGACCCCGCCGAGACCAGCGCGGACGACTACACCGTCCACGAGGTGAACCACACCGTCGAGTTCAAGGCGCTCGACTCGGCCACCGACGTCGACGTCCCCGCGCGGGTCGTCGACTGGCTGGAGGCGAAGGCGGTCGAGCTGGCCGAGGGAGACGGCAGCGAAGAAAGCGAGGAGGCGAGCGCATGA
- the lysW gene encoding lysine biosynthesis protein LysW, whose translation MTSDTDTLTAEDPITGEEIEIPADVEVGEIIDSPVTGTELEVISLDPVVLEEAPELEEDWGE comes from the coding sequence ATGACGAGCGACACCGACACGCTGACCGCGGAGGACCCGATCACGGGCGAGGAAATCGAGATCCCGGCCGATGTCGAGGTCGGCGAGATCATCGACAGTCCGGTCACCGGGACCGAGCTGGAGGTCATCTCGCTCGATCCGGTCGTCTTAGAGGAGGCGCCCGAGCTCGAGGAGGACTGGGGCGAGTAA